From Alphaproteobacteria bacterium, the proteins below share one genomic window:
- a CDS encoding CoA transferase: MAQIGGGLAAAVCGRMLADLGARVSCIGPDGGTMLLAHLNHAKVTPGTAVAEHEALIGAHLIVREGRHDLARLRQFNASAPIVTISPYGETGPQASEPATDLTLFFASGIARLLTGQIDDLSEAPIRPVGEQSAFIAGLAAACAGMHASLGTGPGASIDVSIQEALATLAMTELARVGLGGRSWDRKRTGDGNGATVCILPARDGHVAISPREERQWASWLKAMGSPDWGADPRFATKSDRVKNWDALHALMAQWSRQHDKQWIADIAQSAHVPSLPLRDIDEHLDSPQMRHRGYYQRRELAGRTVQVPGTPFGLSITPSTRRESPPNGPLPLSGVRVLDFSWVIAGPTTTRYLAAMGAEVIKVEAPGSGDPGRASELHTVLGQAKKAIVLDLKKPAAVEIARALAARCDMLIENYATGVMDRLGLGADALKTVNPDLIYISASGMGRSGPQSHAVAYGTLLQSYAGFAGLNRHPDIAPRIGFAWLDPMCGLMLAFAAAAALWHRRHGGGVARIDFSMIEAMLWTLAEPLLATQLGAPPRPVGNASTEHAPHGAWRCAGKDDWVSVAVRTQTEWQALCGLVPGLSGMAGLDPGQRIAAERTIDAALTAWAAGQSAPAAARALLDVGIPAAALARSEDLLKSPHLAARAFWDRHDGGVLPGLPWRASFGRTTGPAPGLGADTDDVLSRVLGLTPGRIAELRANGVLG; encoded by the coding sequence GTGGCGCAGATCGGCGGCGGTCTGGCCGCCGCGGTCTGCGGCCGCATGCTGGCCGACCTCGGCGCGCGCGTGAGCTGCATCGGACCGGATGGCGGTACCATGCTGCTGGCGCATCTGAACCACGCCAAGGTCACCCCTGGGACGGCGGTCGCGGAGCACGAGGCCCTGATCGGGGCCCACCTGATCGTGCGCGAAGGGCGGCACGATCTGGCCCGGCTGCGCCAGTTCAACGCCTCGGCGCCGATCGTCACCATCTCCCCCTACGGCGAGACCGGCCCGCAGGCCAGCGAGCCGGCCACCGACCTGACCCTGTTCTTCGCCAGCGGCATCGCCCGCCTGCTGACCGGTCAGATCGACGATCTGTCGGAGGCGCCGATCCGTCCGGTGGGCGAGCAGTCGGCGTTCATCGCGGGCTTGGCCGCGGCCTGCGCCGGCATGCATGCGTCGCTGGGCACCGGGCCCGGCGCGAGCATCGACGTGTCGATCCAGGAGGCTCTGGCGACCTTGGCGATGACCGAGCTGGCGCGGGTGGGCCTCGGCGGCCGGAGCTGGGACCGCAAGCGCACCGGCGACGGCAATGGCGCGACGGTGTGCATCCTGCCGGCGCGCGATGGCCACGTCGCGATCTCGCCGCGCGAAGAGAGGCAGTGGGCGTCGTGGCTCAAGGCGATGGGCTCGCCCGACTGGGGCGCCGACCCGCGCTTCGCCACCAAGTCCGACCGGGTGAAGAACTGGGACGCCCTGCACGCGCTGATGGCGCAATGGAGCCGGCAGCACGACAAGCAATGGATCGCCGACATCGCGCAAAGCGCCCATGTGCCGAGCCTGCCCCTGCGCGACATTGACGAGCACCTCGATTCGCCGCAGATGCGCCATCGCGGCTACTACCAGCGCCGCGAGCTGGCCGGGAGGACGGTCCAGGTCCCGGGCACGCCATTCGGGCTGAGCATCACGCCGTCGACCCGGCGGGAATCTCCGCCGAACGGTCCGCTGCCCTTGTCCGGCGTGCGCGTGCTCGATTTCAGCTGGGTGATCGCCGGCCCGACGACGACGCGCTACCTCGCCGCGATGGGCGCGGAGGTCATCAAGGTCGAGGCGCCCGGCAGCGGCGACCCGGGGCGCGCATCCGAGCTGCATACGGTGCTCGGACAGGCGAAGAAGGCCATCGTGCTCGACCTGAAGAAGCCCGCGGCTGTCGAGATCGCGCGCGCGCTTGCCGCCAGATGCGACATGCTGATCGAGAACTACGCCACCGGCGTGATGGATCGGCTCGGCCTGGGTGCGGATGCCCTCAAGACGGTCAACCCCGATCTCATCTACATCTCCGCCTCGGGAATGGGGCGCAGCGGCCCGCAGAGCCACGCGGTCGCCTACGGCACGCTGCTGCAGAGCTATGCCGGGTTCGCCGGCCTCAACCGCCATCCCGATATCGCGCCGCGCATCGGCTTCGCCTGGCTAGACCCCATGTGCGGCCTGATGCTGGCTTTCGCCGCCGCCGCCGCGCTGTGGCACCGCCGGCACGGAGGCGGCGTGGCACGTATCGACTTCTCGATGATCGAGGCGATGCTGTGGACGCTGGCCGAGCCGCTGCTGGCGACGCAGCTCGGCGCACCGCCGAGGCCGGTGGGCAATGCGTCGACGGAACATGCGCCGCACGGCGCTTGGCGGTGTGCGGGGAAGGATGACTGGGTCAGCGTCGCGGTGCGCACGCAGACGGAGTGGCAGGCACTGTGTGGCCTCGTGCCGGGATTGTCCGGCATGGCAGGGCTCGATCCCGGCCAGCGCATCGCCGCCGAACGCACGATCGATGCGGCCCTGACCGCATGGGCCGCTGGGCAGTCGGCACCCGCCGCCGCGCGAGCGCTGCTCGACGTCGGCATTCCCGCCGCCGCCCTCGCCCGCTCCGAGGACCTGCTGAAAAGCCCGCACCTCGCCGCCCGTGCGTTCTGGGACAGGCACGACGGCGGCGTGTTGCCGGGGCTGCCCTGGCGCGCGAGCTTCGGCCGGACGACCGGCCCCGCGCCGGGCCTGGGCGCGGATACCGATGACGTCCTGAGCCGTGTTCTCGGACTGACACCCGGGCGCATCGCCGAGCTTCGCGCGAACGGTGTGCTCGGCTAG
- a CDS encoding carboxymuconolactone decarboxylase, which yields MSETPTFGRYAEVPYDQMTPEQQEGYRAMLEARGGLPGPAKIWIHNPRLAKVVGPFGGHFHPGRYSLSEREREIAVCVITSRWHSAYPTAAHERIAKRAGLPAAKVDAILCGMTTAFDDEREQIVYEMAIVLSNARWVPRGLYERALKALGHVGITDVITLMGHYSSVAMTLAFYDVPDGATGMAR from the coding sequence ATGTCCGAAACACCGACCTTCGGCCGCTATGCGGAAGTGCCATACGATCAGATGACCCCGGAGCAGCAGGAAGGCTACCGAGCCATGCTCGAGGCCCGCGGCGGCCTGCCTGGCCCGGCCAAGATCTGGATACACAATCCCAGGCTCGCGAAGGTCGTCGGCCCGTTCGGCGGGCATTTCCATCCGGGCCGCTACTCGCTCTCCGAGCGCGAGCGCGAGATCGCGGTCTGCGTCATCACCAGCCGCTGGCACTCGGCCTATCCGACCGCGGCACACGAGCGCATCGCCAAGCGCGCCGGGCTGCCGGCCGCCAAGGTCGACGCGATCCTCTGCGGCATGACAACCGCGTTCGACGACGAGCGCGAGCAGATCGTCTACGAGATGGCCATTGTGCTGTCGAATGCCCGCTGGGTGCCGCGCGGCCTGTACGAGCGCGCGCTCAAGGCGCTCGGGCATGTCGGCATCACCGACGTCATCACCTTGATGGGGCACTACAGCAGCGTCGCGATGACGCTGGCATTCTATGATGTGCCCGACGGTGCGACGGGCATGGCGCGCTGA
- a CDS encoding CoA transferase: MVEGIFSGLKVIDCASWIAGPAAATILSDFGADVIKLEPPGAGDPWRAAVPVPGKATDYWWQLTSRNKRSLAIDLKHEAGLAVLHRLIAGADVFVTNFPLPVRERLKIAAADLLAINPRLVYGSISAYGEAGAEAARTGFDATAYWARTGLMDMVRATADTDPARSMPGMGDHPTATALYAAIVTALYRRERTGRGGVAQTSLLQNGLWANGCFVQNRLFGEDVAHRPPRARTPSALANHYRCRDGRWFLMALHNEARQLGSLLAAIGASHLADDPRFATLAARRENAVALTAILDDIFARRDLAEWRSILEAAGVTFGAVYSVNEAADDRQARDAGALVAFADGGGLTVSSPFHVEGESKAAPLRAPTVGQHSEAVLRDAGYSADEIAKLKGLGILG; this comes from the coding sequence ATGGTCGAGGGCATCTTCAGCGGACTGAAGGTCATCGATTGCGCCAGCTGGATCGCCGGGCCGGCTGCGGCCACGATTCTCTCGGATTTCGGCGCCGACGTGATCAAGCTCGAGCCACCGGGTGCCGGCGATCCCTGGCGCGCCGCGGTGCCCGTGCCCGGCAAGGCGACCGACTACTGGTGGCAGCTGACATCGCGCAACAAGCGCAGCCTGGCGATCGACCTCAAGCACGAGGCCGGACTCGCCGTGCTCCACCGGCTGATCGCCGGAGCCGATGTCTTCGTCACCAATTTCCCGCTGCCGGTGCGCGAGCGGCTGAAGATCGCCGCCGCCGATCTGCTCGCGATCAACCCGCGCCTGGTCTACGGCTCGATCTCCGCCTACGGCGAGGCCGGCGCCGAGGCGGCGCGAACCGGCTTCGACGCCACCGCCTACTGGGCGCGGACCGGCCTGATGGACATGGTACGGGCTACCGCCGATACCGACCCGGCGCGCTCCATGCCGGGCATGGGCGATCATCCGACCGCGACCGCGCTCTACGCCGCGATCGTCACGGCGCTCTATCGCCGCGAACGCACCGGGCGCGGCGGCGTGGCGCAGACCTCGCTGCTGCAGAACGGCCTGTGGGCCAATGGCTGCTTCGTGCAGAATCGGTTGTTCGGTGAGGACGTCGCGCATCGGCCGCCGCGGGCGAGGACGCCCAGTGCGCTGGCCAATCACTATCGCTGCCGCGACGGCCGCTGGTTCCTGATGGCGCTGCACAACGAGGCGCGGCAGCTCGGCAGCCTCCTGGCGGCGATCGGCGCCAGCCACCTCGCGGATGACCCGCGCTTCGCGACGCTCGCCGCGCGGCGCGAGAATGCCGTGGCGCTGACGGCGATCCTCGACGACATCTTCGCCCGGCGCGACCTCGCGGAATGGCGCTCGATCCTGGAAGCAGCGGGCGTGACCTTCGGCGCCGTCTACTCGGTCAACGAGGCGGCGGACGACCGTCAGGCGCGCGATGCCGGCGCGCTCGTTGCCTTCGCCGACGGCGGCGGACTCACGGTCTCGAGCCCGTTCCATGTCGAGGGCGAGAGCAAGGCGGCACCGCTTCGCGCGCCGACCGTCGGGCAGCACTCGGAGGCGGTACTGCGCGACGCGGGTTACTCCGCCGACGAGATCGCGAAGCTGAAGGGACTGGGGATTCTCGGGTAG